In Mycolicibacterium alvei, a single window of DNA contains:
- a CDS encoding TetR/AcrR family transcriptional regulator, whose protein sequence is MGAEMTPANAATGRGRPRLEQPRRPGATAREQILDAAAELFTNHGYANTSTRRIADEVGVRQASLYHHFATKDDILDALLAGTVDNALQLGAEVLEDAGPTVQHLHTLAVADAHQLCASRWNLGALYLLPELRTDRFAPFRRRRAELREVYRQLSDAVIAECAGPIDAADLPFRLVESVVNSRSDDVGRTPSQPWAIGEGALRILGFDGDFGPLVAATAARLGVRPPQTPAR, encoded by the coding sequence ATGGGGGCTGAAATGACACCGGCGAACGCCGCAACCGGACGCGGGCGCCCACGGCTGGAGCAGCCACGCAGGCCCGGGGCGACCGCTCGTGAGCAGATCCTGGACGCTGCCGCCGAGCTGTTCACCAACCACGGGTACGCCAACACCTCGACCCGGCGCATCGCCGACGAAGTCGGGGTACGGCAGGCTTCGCTGTACCACCATTTCGCCACCAAGGACGACATCCTCGACGCGTTGCTGGCCGGCACGGTCGACAATGCCCTGCAGCTGGGCGCCGAAGTGCTCGAGGACGCGGGGCCGACGGTCCAACACCTGCACACGCTCGCGGTCGCCGACGCCCACCAGTTGTGCGCGAGCCGGTGGAATCTGGGTGCCCTGTATCTGCTGCCCGAGCTGCGCACCGACCGGTTTGCGCCGTTCCGGCGCCGACGCGCCGAACTGCGCGAGGTGTACCGACAGCTGTCGGACGCGGTGATCGCCGAATGCGCAGGCCCGATCGACGCCGCTGACCTGCCCTTCCGATTGGTGGAATCGGTGGTCAACAGCCGCTCTGACGACGTCGGGCGCACACCGTCGCAGCCCTGGGCGATCGGGGAGGGGGCACTGCGGATCCTCGGGTTCGACGGCGACTTCGGCCCGCTGGTGGCCGCCACCGCGGCCCGGCTGGGCGTGCGACCGCCGCAAACCCCGGCCCGCTAG
- a CDS encoding enoyl-CoA hydratase/isomerase family protein, translating into MTEPTYEAISFEQSGAVARITLNRPDAANGMNDTMTRELADAARRCDTPGTKAVVLTGAGRFFCAGGDLKAFATAPDRGRFIKGVADDLHQAISSFARMDALLITAVNGTAAGAGFSLAVTGDLVLAADSATFTMAYTKVGLSPDGSASYHLPRLVGLRRAQELILTNRTLSAAEAQEWGLVTEVVAGDELVARATALAEQVAAGSGGSNGAVKSLLVSSFKNSLEEQMAAEARFIAERANSADGREGVDAFLAKRRPDFA; encoded by the coding sequence GTGACCGAGCCCACCTATGAAGCCATCTCGTTCGAGCAGTCCGGCGCCGTCGCGCGCATCACGCTGAACCGCCCCGACGCCGCGAATGGCATGAACGACACCATGACTCGCGAACTGGCCGACGCGGCCCGGCGCTGCGATACGCCCGGCACCAAAGCCGTGGTGCTGACCGGGGCGGGCCGTTTCTTCTGCGCGGGCGGCGACCTGAAGGCTTTCGCCACCGCGCCCGACCGCGGTCGCTTCATCAAGGGCGTTGCCGACGACCTGCACCAGGCCATCTCATCCTTCGCCCGGATGGATGCCCTGCTGATCACTGCGGTCAACGGCACCGCAGCCGGTGCCGGGTTCAGCCTCGCGGTGACCGGCGACCTGGTTCTGGCCGCCGATTCGGCCACCTTCACGATGGCTTACACCAAGGTGGGGCTGAGCCCCGATGGCAGCGCGTCCTACCACCTGCCGCGATTGGTCGGGCTGCGTCGGGCCCAGGAGCTTATCCTGACCAACCGCACGCTCTCAGCCGCGGAGGCGCAGGAGTGGGGACTGGTCACCGAGGTGGTCGCCGGGGACGAGCTCGTCGCGCGGGCCACGGCATTGGCCGAGCAGGTGGCGGCGGGTTCCGGCGGATCCAACGGTGCGGTCAAGTCGCTACTGGTGTCCTCGTTCAAGAACAGCCTCGAAGAGCAGATGGCCGCCGAAGCCAGGTTCATCGCCGAGCGGGCCAACTCCGCCGACGGCCGCGAAGGCGTCGACGCGTTCCTGGCCAAACGCAGGCCCGACTTCGCCTAG
- the panB gene encoding 3-methyl-2-oxobutanoate hydroxymethyltransferase, translating to MSEQSVYGASDSAAAKPRTKVRTLTLQKWKSEGHKWAMLTCYDYSSARVFDEAEIPVLLVGDSAANVVYGYDTTVPITIDELIPLARAVVKGAPHALVVADLPFGSYESSPTQALATATRFMKETGAQAVKLEGGERMVDQIALLSAAGIPVVAHIGFTPQSVNGLGGFRVQGRGDAGDQTIHDAIAVQEAGAIAVVLEMVPAELATQITGKLTIPTVGIGAGPSCDAQVLVWQDMAGLTSGKTAKFVKRFGDVGGELHRAATQYAHDVATGVFPAEEHSY from the coding sequence ATGTCTGAACAGTCTGTTTATGGTGCTTCCGATTCTGCCGCAGCCAAGCCGCGCACCAAGGTCCGCACGCTCACGCTGCAGAAATGGAAGTCCGAGGGCCACAAGTGGGCGATGCTCACCTGTTACGACTACTCCAGCGCGCGGGTATTCGACGAGGCCGAGATTCCGGTACTGCTGGTCGGCGACTCGGCGGCAAACGTGGTCTACGGATACGACACCACCGTGCCGATCACCATCGACGAGCTGATCCCACTGGCCCGCGCGGTCGTCAAGGGCGCCCCGCACGCCCTGGTGGTCGCCGATCTGCCGTTCGGCAGCTACGAGAGCAGCCCCACCCAGGCTCTGGCCACCGCCACCCGTTTCATGAAGGAGACCGGAGCGCAGGCGGTCAAGCTCGAGGGCGGTGAGCGGATGGTCGATCAGATCGCGTTGCTGTCCGCCGCAGGTATCCCGGTGGTGGCCCACATCGGCTTCACGCCGCAGAGCGTCAACGGGTTGGGCGGGTTCCGCGTCCAGGGCCGTGGCGACGCCGGCGACCAGACGATCCACGATGCGATCGCGGTGCAGGAAGCCGGTGCGATCGCGGTCGTGCTGGAAATGGTGCCGGCCGAGTTGGCCACCCAGATCACCGGCAAGCTGACGATCCCCACGGTGGGCATCGGCGCCGGCCCCAGCTGCGATGCCCAGGTGCTGGTCTGGCAGGACATGGCCGGGCTCACCAGTGGCAAGACCGCCAAGTTCGTCAAGCGTTTCGGTGACGTGGGCGGCGAACTGCACCGTGCGGCAACGCAGTACGCCCACGACGTGGCGACCGGGGTGTTCCCGGCCGAGGAGCACAGCTACTAG
- a CDS encoding WS/DGAT/MGAT family O-acyltransferase: protein MQRLSPLDASFLYLETAAQPLHVCSVLELDTSTMPGGYTFDRLRDALSVSIKAMPQFREKLADSRFNLDHPVWVEDMDFDVSRHLHRIGLPGPGGRAELSEICGHIASLPLDRSRPLWEMWVIENIAGTDPQAGGRLALMTKIHHAGVDGVTGANLMSQLCTPEADAPPPEPAQGTGGASGAAIALGGALKFAARPFKLVNVLPATATTVVDTVRRAFNGQAMAAPFNAPKTAFNANITGQRCVGFAQLDLEDIKTVKNHFGVKVNDVVMALVSGVLRTFLSSRGELPEHSLVAMVPVSVHDQSDRPGRNQVSGMFSKLDTHVDDPAERLRAIAASNSVAKQHSSALGATLLQDWTQFVAPAVFGAAMRVYAASRLSGAKPIHNLVVSNVPGPQTPVYMLGCEVKALYPLGPIFHGAGLNITVMSLNGKLDVGLMSCPDLLPDLWDMADAFQVALEELLAVSR from the coding sequence ATGCAACGGCTCAGCCCACTAGACGCCAGCTTCCTGTATCTCGAAACCGCCGCCCAACCGTTGCACGTGTGCTCTGTGCTGGAACTGGACACCTCGACGATGCCGGGTGGGTACACGTTCGACCGGTTGCGCGACGCGCTGTCGGTGTCCATCAAGGCGATGCCGCAGTTCCGCGAGAAGCTGGCCGACAGCCGGTTCAACCTGGATCACCCGGTGTGGGTGGAGGACATGGACTTCGACGTCAGTCGCCATCTGCACCGGATCGGACTTCCGGGCCCGGGCGGACGGGCGGAGTTGTCCGAGATCTGCGGCCACATCGCCTCCCTGCCTCTGGACCGGTCTCGGCCGTTGTGGGAGATGTGGGTCATCGAGAACATCGCGGGCACCGACCCGCAGGCGGGCGGACGGCTGGCGCTGATGACCAAGATCCACCACGCCGGTGTCGACGGTGTGACCGGCGCCAACCTGATGTCGCAACTGTGCACCCCCGAAGCCGACGCCCCGCCGCCCGAACCGGCGCAAGGCACCGGCGGTGCCTCGGGCGCCGCGATTGCCCTGGGCGGGGCACTGAAGTTCGCCGCCCGCCCCTTCAAGTTGGTCAACGTGCTGCCCGCCACGGCGACGACCGTCGTCGACACGGTCCGCCGGGCCTTCAACGGACAGGCCATGGCGGCCCCGTTCAACGCACCCAAAACCGCGTTCAACGCCAACATCACCGGTCAGCGTTGCGTGGGGTTCGCCCAGCTTGATCTCGAGGACATCAAGACCGTCAAGAACCACTTCGGCGTCAAGGTCAACGACGTGGTGATGGCGCTGGTGTCGGGTGTGTTGCGCACGTTCCTTTCCAGCCGCGGCGAACTGCCCGAACACTCCCTGGTCGCGATGGTGCCCGTGTCGGTGCACGACCAGTCCGATCGGCCCGGCCGCAACCAGGTGTCGGGGATGTTCTCCAAGCTCGACACCCACGTCGACGACCCGGCCGAGCGGCTACGGGCCATCGCCGCGTCGAATTCGGTTGCCAAGCAACACAGCTCCGCCCTCGGGGCAACACTGCTGCAGGACTGGACGCAGTTCGTGGCTCCGGCGGTGTTCGGCGCGGCCATGCGGGTATACGCGGCCAGTCGGCTGTCGGGGGCCAAACCCATCCACAACCTGGTGGTCTCCAACGTGCCCGGGCCGCAGACACCGGTCTACATGCTGGGCTGTGAGGTCAAGGCGTTGTATCCGTTGGGTCCGATCTTTCACGGGGCGGGGCTGAACATCACCGTGATGTCGCTGAACGGCAAGCTCGATGTCGGCCTTATGTCCTGCCCGGACCTGCTGCCGGATCTGTGGGACATGGCCGACGCTTTCCAGGTCGCGCTCGAGGAGCTGCTCGCCGTTAGCCGATA